gattacatgtttagaacataagtgaaaacttttcttgtcactggggcggacggacggacgtacttATGTACatatgtacggacgttcatgacgtcatggctataaaaccaaattttctcacatcgatgggttaccatattttcttgacaatggtgctccgcgcgcgcgcgccttcggcgcgcgtggagctccgctataattgcCTCGAGTTGAAAGCTTTAACTGAAAGGGACATCAGTGTGAGGACGCAGAAAACGAATGTGACTATTGGTAACTTGCATGCAATAATAATGCGTTGAACTGATGGATAAGTTATATATGTAAAATGATTAATAAAATCATTGATACTGACAACATGTCCAATAAAAAGGGGGGATGGGAgggaatttgaaaagaaaacttcaaGACACATTGTGCTTGGCCGTGAGAAAAAATACCAGAGTGATGAAGCACATGGTAATGCAAGCTATTGGACATTACAGAGCGCcatgtgattggccaaaaaaacaATGGAGAGATCATAAGTTCAGCTAATATGAGGTTGCACGTGAAAATCACTGGACATAGGACAAAGCTCAAACAAGAGTTGTCGATTAACTGAAATTTATTTCCGGTGATCAATTGCAAATGATTGCAAAACaccataaaacaaaaaacaaaaacaacatttctaCTACACTTTCCACAGTCACGAAACAAATTCGAATTCAAATAAAATGTTCATCTTGTTCAAAAGGCATGACAGTTTATCAACGtgctattttctttttcttaagaGTTAAGCTTAGACTTGTCTACGTTAATCATAATTATAGCTAGGCCGAGAACTACTTGTAATTTGTCTTCGTCATTCCTCCCCTAAAAATTTATTAATACAAGCGTATTTTTCTCGTTTGAGTCAGATTTTCTCTCTTGCAAGTCACTTTCTTATGTCATttgattttcttaacactgAAGCTTAACTGAAATATTAAGCTTGTTTCCGCACCCAAACTAAAATTAAGCTGAAGTCCTCAAGCTAAAAGGATGTTCATAATTATGAATAACTGAATTTAATGTTAACCCTTTTATGAAGTTTTAGCGACATCTTAATGTTGGAGGACAAGCTTACTAGAGGCGACTTCCAGCTCACTTCATACACAAAAACGTTTCTAAACAGGTTTATCCACAATTAAGGTTTGCGAAGGCAGAGTGATCTTGCATGATAAGTATCCTTTCATCAAAGTAGAGCCACATCATGCCCCTTTTATGACCACATTGCAAGCACACAACAGGTACAAAACCTCTTTTTGTATGCCAGGAAACATGCATAGAGCCAGAAAACCCACAAATTTCAAGACCTAAAACTAATCACTCAGAATATAAAGGTTTCTTACCCATAATAAATTTgtttcacacacacacacacaaaaaaaataaacatgtatATCACAATATTTGTGAAGAAAATTGCTGCACATGCATTTTGATGTACACCAGAGTCACTTTCTATTTGGGGTTGCTATGACACAGTATAATGAGCAATTACACCTAAATCTCTAATCACAGTCAAAGCATCCAAAGAACCCTTTCCTTGTGAGATAAAGATAAGATAATAGTACTTAGGACAAGTACATTTATTTTTCCACTGTCTGTAGTGGAAGAGATAGGGCTGAAATGATTTGCACTGCACCACAAAGTAGTATTTTCATGACATAGATATTGATATTTTTTAACTATAACacacaataaaattaatattacaaTTAACTGTGAAAAAATATCTATTTCTAATACCTATTACCTTTTGCGGTGGAAACAGTATGTCTTAATCTTGCCTTTATCTCTATAAAAACTGCTGTTTTTCAATGCAGTTAAATCTGTATTGAGATTTTCATTTAATATATGCTAAGATTTTGACAAATTCCAGTGATGTCTTCGCTTTCTTTATTCGGTGATAGAATACTTGTGTAACTTATGAGCAGGCTTCTATGAAAGTCTTTCCCCTTTGCAGATTACAAGTTTAGATGCCATTTCTTTCtatgacaaagttgttttcacACCTGAACAATTTTCTTTATGTGGAAGACATTTCCACACTTTAACATAAGCTGAAAGTCTAAAGAAGTTATTAAGCTTAATAAAATCTTAACGTCTACATGTGTTTTCTCAGACAACCATTTTCAGAACACTGTATCACCTGCCATTAGAATTTTTTCAGAAAGTGTTAACCAGGATTTAACAAAATGTGCAGTGCTGTGTAGTTCAGTTCAATCAAATTGATCAGTTCTCTTTTACATCATGAACATTTACTCTCTTCACACAATTGAAAAACGTCTTTGAAACCAAGCACTTACAGACTATTGAGATACTGAATATTTTTTATGGGCTAACTGCTCTTGCTGCACAGCCATGAAGGGTGCAATCTTCTGATCTTATATCTTCCCTTTTGCATGAAAACTGATCTGAACAACCTGGAAAGAACGTGACAAATGTGATACGTGTTGTCCCCAACAAGTGGTTGCCACCTCTTCAACGAATGCAAGTGAAAAAACCACTCCTCTTTGCTAAAAAACATGAGGAGTCGACACAAGAATGAAAATTCCAGCCCCATGAAGTTTGGCTATTTGTCTCCAGCTTCAATTAAGCCTATTACAGCTGAATACAGGAGAATCAAAGAAACCATTCGGAGAAAGATTTTCAAACTCACTGCAGTATTCTGTGGTTCAAACGAGAGCTTTGATTACCTTTCACACAATTTCGTAAGTGCATGAAATCAGTCAACTTGTTCCACCTCACTGACGTAAGAGCGTTTTAAAAACAACCGGGTCAACGGAAGTCGTTTGCTTGGTTTCCCGTTGCGTCTGCAAAtgttactaaaaatagattttttgaaattaagataTCCCAGGCAACCCCCGAAGTCTACCTCTCTGACCTATTATGGCTCTTGGTGTTGCACATTCCATCGGCGTATTGGCCGACCATTTGAGCGCTGTTGTTGGCCAAAACCAGGCTGAATCTCAATATCATTAGTCAAGTGATTGAGTAGTAGCGAGATAGAGGCATTGTTTTTGTACATTAATATACATCCAATGAGTATGCGACATATCCGTTACTTTTTACCACACTGAATACTTGAGCGTGATAACTATAACTCTGTTTTTGGACTAGAGAGGGGACGTGAAGTGTAGAATAGTTGAGTTTGACGTTTTTGCGTTTGGCGTTGTTTCTGGAAGCTGATGTTGGTAAAACAGAGGTAGAAGTACAATATGATACCGAACAAACCCGAAGAGCCCTTCAACCACGACCGGTCAATGTCTTGCATCGATAGTCATTGAATTGTCATCAATGCAAGGGGTGAGAAATAAAGGGAATCCCACACTGTTATGTGGTGATGTCCTTCCAGACAGCTCCGTCCTCATTAAGATAAGGGCCTAAGTTCCAAATATCTGCCTTGTGGAGGtatctttctttgcaatgttttttcttctttattgtACACTTTATGCATACGAATTGAAGAGTATCACCTCTCCAAGAATGAGCAAAGCTACAGCGCTCCAAGGTACCAGTGTCCTTTCCTAACTTTGTGTGAACGTTACACTCTCTCGATTTTTCTGCTCCAAGAACCCAAGCCCCGTGGTGAAGTTTACCGCTCTCATCCACGTACAGGGGTTGGAAAAGTCGTCTCTGCCTTCTTTGTCTACCCTCTATGGGTTTCCATTTGCAAGATTTCACAGAAATTGGATACGACATTTCACTTGAGGATGTATTTGCGATTTTCTTACATTCAACTTTGCCGCCCCCGAGTTGTACAGCTGAAGAATAGGAAATTTGTTTTGACGATTTGTTTTGATCTATATGATGGCAATCATCGCATTTCCCTGATGTAATGCCACTCGTGGGCAGGACATTTCCGGAACTGGAAGAGACAAGGGGACTTTTCACTCCTTGGGAACCACTTGGCAACTTGTAAGAAAATTGTGGTGTTGACGGGTTCGTGGGATTTGTCGCCAGTTGTGTTGCAGGAACCAAATCGGAATGTGCGTATGAAATTCCTCCCTTGGCAAGAGCAGACTCAGACATCTCTCCTTCTGAGGTGTCATCATTTAGCCCAGGACCTTTTCCCCCTTTTTTTGGCAGAGACGTGTGCATACTGTCTTCAGCAACAGCACCCACCAGTGGCGGAGAGGCTGGGAATTGATAGAGCACATTTTCATCGGATTTACTTCTCATCGTTTTATAGGTGTCCTTATCAACTGGGTCAAACGCATATGGGCCGGATACGGAAAAACCCACATAAAACCACAAGTCGTCTTTGCTTTGGTTTGGATAACGAGTATTGTCAAAACGTACCTGGATACCTTTATACGTTATGACGCCATTAAAGTTAGCGTCTTTTTGGCCTTGCACGCGTTCAAGCTTTTCGGAGACTTTGTCACTTCTCCAAAAGTCAGTCTTCGTTCCTCCTTTGTTTTCAAGAGATTGCATTGAAACAAAGGCATACAAGCCCCTTCCTTTTCCAAGGCAGTACTCGGCGGCAGATTTCCGAAATCGTAATACAGATCGACCGGTCTTCTCTCGGACAATTTGGCCACATTTCTTGATCGAGTCCATTGCAGAGGGACTGAAAACAGCAAGGCTTCCATTCGGAGTGGGGAAATGAATCATGTAGCGAAAAAGATGTGCCCATTCTGAATTCGGATACTTTGCAACCCACTTACTTACAATTCCGTCCAACTCCTCGACAGGTGGTCTATCTTTTAAACGGAGACATGCTTTGCAGCAAATTAGCATGTCGTCGTGGTTTCCATAGCCCCTATGACAAAGTCCCTTCAACAACCTGTAAATGTAAGACACTTCCTCATCATCTAGTTTTGCCCATGAACTGTACGTAGTCTCATCCTTTGCAAAAAGGATGTCTTGTACCACTTGTTGATAATAAACAGGATCACTCACAGGAGAGGAAGGCATTGGAACTTTTCTTAAACTATGTTTAAGCTCGCTTCTGTCGAATCCAGTAACTTCGTAAAAGGTGCGACGAAGTTTCCCAGCCCTTATTTTTGCATTGCTTAAGCCCCGTATCTGCTTATTGTCGTACGTGGTCATCTGCCTGAACTTCACATCTCCGAATAGTTCATTCAAAAGACCAAGTGCTGTAATACTTAGACTTTgaacaaaattgttttcttctggTTTCAACACGCTTTCAATTTCCTCAGGTACTTCTGCTCTCTTTAAATATCTTGTAAAGCCCTCACGATCTGAGAGGAACAAGGGCAATCCTTTGACAATTTTGAGTAGAGAGACGATGGCTTGAATTTTTCCAATCATCGAATAGTGGTTGAGTACGTGCATTGTGCTCAGTGCTTTATCGTAGAATTCTAATGCCTTACGACAGAACTCGATTACGTCGGTCATCGAATAAGAATCAAGAGGGATGGGTCGTTCCTCTGGTTTGAAATTCCTTAATTGCAAAAGATACAGATTTCCTTTGATCACATAATGATGACTGTAATTAGGCTGCAGGTGTATGGCAATGTCAACTGCAATGTGTGCTGCTTCAATACCCGTTTCCGGTATGGACACCTTGACATCTTGTTGGCTGTTCATAGTAACATAGAGACGCCGATGTTGATCATTCGCTTGATCCATTTCATTCGCAGCCATTTCATACCCCATGAATCGCGCCAGCTGCTGCCAAGCATATGCCTTTTCTTCAGTCTCAGAGGTCTTCTGGCAGATTGTGATGAGTAATCCGAGGGCCTTCTGACGCCCAAAATCTCCCTCTAGGATGTCTACTATGAAAGGAGAATATCGTGTCTTCACTtcataaaaaccaaaaacctcGTCCTCAAAATCAGATTCATTTCCTTCTGCGTCATTTTTCTGCTCTTCCATCAGCACAGGGTCAGATATTCTCTTGCGATCTAAAAATACCTTCAAAACTTGATCCTTTAAAAACTTGTTAGCGTGGGCTTTCCCTTTGTTGATAACCTCCAGTAAACGCACTGCAGTCTCTTCGGTGCTCATTTGTGACTTCACAACCTCACTAACGAGAGAATGTGCTGGTCTCCAACCATGGTAACCATTTGTATCATTGAAACCTTCAAGAAGAAGCCCACCAAAGATTCTGTGCACGTGTTCCGTTAATGCACAGTCTTGTTCTTGCTCTTTACTTGCTTCATAAAGAATGTCACTGACAACTGCATGAGGGAGGATAGCCCTGCCATCGCTGTAATAATGTAGAAAGCAACAAAAGTTCAGGACCATCTCGTGAATCTTTTGGGAATCCTCCATTAATTCAAGGGTACTTTGAATGTGATCTTGAAGTCTTTCTTCGATCTTGTTGTAATCGCGTCCGAACAGCTCTAGGCCAAACCAAATGAATCGCCTTTCCCGGTCCAGAACTTCTTCAGCTTCTCTTCTTCGTCTGCTGTCACTTGTGATGTTGATTAAAATGTCTTTGACAAGGGTCATTTCATTTGCATCTAGTTGTCTCAAAGGTGTCATGTCGGCGGAATCCGGAATGGGGCGGCTCAACTTTGCAATCGAGAAAGTTGACAAAATGACGCACTTCATTTGTCTCTTCATGATCTTCTCTGTCAAGCGTCTTATCTCAATCTCGGGGAAATTATCGACGAGGATCAAACAAGGAAGTGCAAATTGTAAATTCTTTTCGTCATAAAGTATTCTATGGAGTTGCTCGACTTGGTAATCCGTAGCAGGAGTAATAGCTTTGACAATGGCACAACGAACGTCCTTTCGTTTTTTCCACAAGATTGTGCGGCACAGTGTTGTTGCGCCAGATCCAGGTTCGTAGGGGACAGTGATCGTCTGCACGTAAGGACTTACTTCCATGCCAGGTTTCGATAATTCTCTTAATAACTGGTCGATCTTTTTAGTCGTCTCTTCTTCCAGTGTTCGTTGAATGCAATGGTTATGAAACAAATTAGTTTGACTGGCTTGTCCACCTTTGTAAAAGTTATTCCTTTCTTTCTCGATATCCTCCAGGGAAGATGCTGGGCGAGGATTTGGGCTGTAAACTTCCAGATCATCCCAAgagttaattattttgttaagaACGGGTCTGAAATTACCGGTGAAGTACGGTAGCTCCGTTGTAGCTTCCCTCTCCTCAAACTTGGGCAGCCCGACCATGTCACGAACGATTTCTTCAAGGAATTCCCAGCGAATTCCTATGATTGAGCATGCTGTGAGTTCCCTTTGCAACTGGTGCTTGGCGGCCTTAATAAATGCTTCTCCTAAGCGCTTGTTCTCACTCATGATGGTAACCCAATTGCTGGCCGAATTTCCGAGGATACTGAAACAGCAATCCATCATGTCTACCATCTCTTGAATACCGCTTTCATCGAGACCAAGAAAAAAGCACAGAATACGTCCGGAAGGACAACAATGTTTGTAAGCGGAAAGACCTCGATAAAAACTGTCTCTGGAATTTTTGATCCAGTCTCCTTTCTGCACTTCTTCATTGCTCAATATCCAAGTTGTACCCCTGGTTGGAAGGGAAAAGTCAGTTTGACCAGGTATCCCGTCAGATGACATATTTTTGAAGTCGTCGAGGCTTCTTAGCTTGGCTCTGGTTGTATCTGTTGTTTCGTTACAAACGTAGTACAATCCATCCTCTTTTGAGGCTGGgtcaaacagatcaaacactGCCAGCCAAGGGATGTTTTGAAGGAAAGCTAAGCGAGGTGTTCCTCTGTACTGAGGCGGCATCTTGTTTGCAATCAGAACGTACCCGAAATCTTTATGGTTTATGTTCTTCATCCTGTTCTTTACCATAGCACTGTACTTTATGACATCTGAATCCTCCAGAAGCGGATCTGTAAAATCATACGGGAAGATGTCATATACGATGGCATAATTATCGATTTAAATAGTCACCgaggaaaaagaaagcaatatCATGGTGACCAGTCACTACGCAAAAGTTAACAACGCAGCTAACAAACTTCTCGACTCACCTGCTGATAACTCATAAACACCTGTAAATTAACGAAAATAAGAGAGTTCAGACAGAAATAAAGATgttgaatttcaaattttcaatctTACGTCTGGAAGAAAAAACCTAGAATATTGCCCACGCGAGGTTACCGGAAAATAAGATGATCGTAGCCAAGTCGACGCTTAACTTCCACCCGGCTATTTACAATCATCTCATTTCCTGACAGTGTTCTCTCGAAAAATAATCGGTAAATATTCATCTCAATCTCAGTGGATTTACCAGAAGCAGTCGGCTTCTAAAAAACCGTAGTAGTGACTAGATATACGACTCGTTTAAGTAAACGAGAAGGCCACCAGACAATACAATTTTATGAGTACAACGATGACTCAGCGGGTACGTTTTTAAGGGGGGTGGCTTttaactaccaaaccgttgctatggaccacttcaaatagtcatttctcgagtccctttaactctacagttattCGTTTACGCCAATTGTGTTCTatgtaacatttctttgtctggttcgactcacaaccatatttggtaaatcgcgtgaccaaaacagaaaatgcccaaAAACTCAGCGATTTAACCATGTTTTTCACATATTTTTATCGCAACGGTATGAGCACATTCTGAcatggatttttttaaaaaactatttctcaaaaaaaatatgacgtcataaggccctcctttgaacacttttcaaaatatcagttccattctTTGTCCAAACTGATGGTGAAAAAACGcctctttctttcatttcctgtgagtttttacaagtttttcactgaaacgctCGGCAGAGGACTGCGACTAGTTGTgcatgcgccttctgattgaagtgatatcacatttccattgaaaaagttactttaaagaaccatccatgcaaccttttttagggatcttgactaaaaagcttcgtCCTGCAGTTAAGACCAATCCCCAGCACTTTTCGTTCTCGTTCTCCGCAAGCTAGAAAGTGAGATTGACCAAAGCTCAATTTTTATCCAAACGTTTTCTCTCAACGGCAAACGTTTACTTTCTTTCCAAGCTTCAACATCCTGCGTCCCTTAAAATTTAATTCACCTTTTAGACGTTCAGCAAACTGAAATGACGAAAAATGTGAACTTACAAGTTTAAATATCATTTGCAAAAACATACTTGAGGTAGTAATTCTGATCTGAAGTATCATACAAAAGTGACGAACACAGAAGCGAAGTTTTGATTACCTGAATGATTATGGGTTACACTGTAACCTGATGTGATCTATTGCTGAATATTTACCAAAGTTATCTCATGCcattttaattaagaaaaaacaaCTTGGTtacttgatttttaaaaaactaagGTCCAGTCAATGATACGCAAATAATTTGCACGGTATATCCACTGAATTTGCGTGCTATAGAAAATCCACGGAATTATATTAAATGGAAGGAAACAATATACAGTGAAAAAAACGCGTCCTAATTTTTAATGCAGGGACAAGGTTTTCGCGTCGCTCTAGGCAAGAACAGCTTCTAGTTCTATTTACGACAAATAATATTTTCTTACCTCGACAAGTAGAGGACTTCAGTCGTAACACTTTATCAGGATTGGAATATTCTATTAATTAACACTTACCCGATTTTCTTTTCCTCTTCCAGTCTTTGTATTTGACCCTGAGAGGCTCCTTCACCTGACGTTTGACGTCATACTGCTGCATGCTTTGAGATGCTCCACTGGTCCGAACAGCAACGTCATCAAATTTATTGAAGACTTTGTAAAAGTCACTTAGCGCTTTCTTTGTGGAATGTGTCTCCTCCGTTTTGATGCCTCGTTTCTCAGTCCAActtttggaataataaattttGTCCTTACAAAATTTCCAGTCCCTGTTCACTTCAATTTCAATGACATAAAGACTTGTGCTGCTTCCCTCACTGACTACTGGAACAAACTCCAAGTTGACGCATTTCTGCTCTCCTGCTTTTTGAAGGGGTCCTTCATCACTATGTATGTGGTCATCAAGAACGCACTGGAAAGCCTTCATTATATCATCGATAGCTCCTTCGACGTCAAGACCAAGGATCTCTCCACGtttgaactttgaactttgTTCCTGACAATCTCCTACTCCGAAGTATATAATGCCTTTACTATCAGCATTTAAGCAGGCACAAATAAACTTTTTTGCCTTCTCCATAATTTTCCAAGGAAGCAAGGAGCTCTGTGTACCTTTAAGGGACTTGAATTCCACTTCCCTGTTCTCTTCTGTATCAAGAACAAATCCTTTCTCGTATGTGAACTCCCTTCCTTTACCTCCTTGTGGTCTTGGAGAACCTGAATGAACATTAATTGCATAATAGGGACCAATTAATCTTCGAAAAAATCATTGTTTTCAT
The Montipora capricornis isolate CH-2021 chromosome 10, ASM3666992v2, whole genome shotgun sequence genome window above contains:
- the LOC138022250 gene encoding sterile alpha motif domain-containing protein 9-like isoform X4, translating into MKESHNNETGDFEYQRVFTALDEVKLASLKPFFKDHCLQDDALYLMKSEEELRNILVKDLKVPYGHSFKFSRHWFHKYHKSEELGNKLQAASDTVPLPEVEPLTNLATARNIRANRESCDNPLNSSQNGNSTSTKASSSSTQINVESSDLLTGQREAENCEGKPGKEREHAVNLSVELPTIAPKDRVYDVEATSNSSCGNQQKAQKLFSESKTLADIDNMNDTELGQITVKERLTGKLELQEEANMNRNVDSHFKLGQPSMQMWGRLQSVDREELPIGSELTDSKTTTQKCHSECTDHEGHASTHDIREEDFHSKMFADENVIDAKRLLDVENLKHGSDNQKDDCTNIAIREKGEETVIRNSLTTSLNKTETATDHREEPTNENDPIDYDLDVETTKTTSGMGSNDYSVDETKVSEEAKLEQFVIPAEVLEEDAVSTSTEPITLQEKSANVSLAQIENEISSARGDCNPTADQKSFEVSEQSHVKDNLTDTDINHLQEVVPQVVSKCSPRPQGGKGREFTYEKGFVLDTEENREVEFKSLKGTQSSLLPWKIMEKAKKFICACLNADSKGIIYFGVGDCQEQSSKFKRGEILGLDVEGAIDDIMKAFQCVLDDHIHSDEGPLQKAGEQKCVNLEFVPVVSEGSSTSLYVIEIEVNRDWKFCKDKIYYSKSWTEKRGIKTEETHSTKKALSDFYKVFNKFDDVAVRTSGASQSMQQYDVKRQVKEPLRVKYKDWKRKRKSGVYELSADPLLEDSDVIKYSAMVKNRMKNINHKDFGYVLIANKMPPQYRGTPRLAFLQNIPWLAVFDLFDPASKEDGLYYVCNETTDTTRAKLRSLDDFKNMSSDGIPGQTDFSLPTRGTTWILSNEEVQKGDWIKNSRDSFYRGLSAYKHCCPSGRILCFFLGLDESGIQEMVDMMDCCFSILGNSASNWVTIMSENKRLGEAFIKAAKHQLQRELTACSIIGIRWEFLEEIVRDMVGLPKFEEREATTELPYFTGNFRPVLNKIINSWDDLEVYSPNPRPASSLEDIEKERNNFYKGGQASQTNLFHNHCIQRTLEEETTKKIDQLLRELSKPGMEVSPYVQTITVPYEPGSGATTLCRTILWKKRKDVRCAIVKAITPATDYQVEQLHRILYDEKNLQFALPCLILVDNFPEIEIRRLTEKIMKRQMKCVILSTFSIAKLSRPIPDSADMTPLRQLDANEMTLVKDILINITSDSRRRREAEEVLDRERRFIWFGLELFGRDYNKIEERLQDHIQSTLELMEDSQKIHEMVLNFCCFLHYYSDGRAILPHAVVSDILYEASKEQEQDCALTEHVHRIFGGLLLEGFNDTNGYHGWRPAHSLVSEVVKSQMSTEETAVRLLEVINKGKAHANKFLKDQVLKVFLDRKRISDPVLMEEQKNDAEGNESDFEDEVFGFYEVKTRYSPFIVDILEGDFGRQKALGLLITICQKTSETEEKAYAWQQLARFMGYEMAANEMDQANDQHRRLYVTMNSQQDVKVSIPETGIEAAHIAVDIAIHLQPNYSHHYVIKGNLYLLQLRNFKPEERPIPLDSYSMTDVIEFCRKALEFYDKALSTMHVLNHYSMIGKIQAIVSLLKIVKGLPLFLSDREGFTRYLKRAEVPEEIESVLKPEENNFVQSLSITALGLLNELFGDVKFRQMTTYDNKQIRGLSNAKIRAGKLRRTFYEVTGFDRSELKHSLRKVPMPSSPVSDPVYYQQVVQDILFAKDETTYSSWAKLDDEEVSYIYRLLKGLCHRGYGNHDDMLICCKACLRLKDRPPVEELDGIVSKWVAKYPNSEWAHLFRYMIHFPTPNGSLAVFSPSAMDSIKKCGQIVREKTGRSVLRFRKSAAEYCLGKGRGLYAFVSMQSLENKGGTKTDFWRSDKVSEKLERVQGQKDANFNGVITYKGIQVRFDNTRYPNQSKDDLWFYVGFSVSGPYAFDPVDKDTYKTMRSKSDENVLYQFPASPPLVGAVAEDSMHTSLPKKGGKGPGLNDDTSEGEMSESALAKGGISYAHSDLVPATQLATNPTNPSTPQFSYKLPSGSQGVKSPLVSSSSGNVLPTSGITSGKCDDCHHIDQNKSSKQISYSSAVQLGGGKVECKKIANTSSSEMSYPISVKSCKWKPIEGRQRRQRRLFQPLYVDESGKLHHGAWVLGAEKSRECNVHTKLGKDTGTLERCSFAHSWRGDTLQFVCIKCTIKKKKHCKERYLHKADIWNLGPYLNEDGAVWKDITT
- the LOC138022250 gene encoding sterile alpha motif domain-containing protein 9-like isoform X3; this translates as MESHNNETGDFEYQRVFTALDEVKLASLKPFFKDHCLQDDALYLMKSEEELRNILVKDLKVPYGHSFKFSRHWFHKYHKSEELGNKLQAASDTVPLPEVEPLTNLATARNIRANRESCDNPLNSSQNGNSTSTKASSSSTQINVESSDLLTGQREAENCEGKPGKEREHAVNLSVELPTIAPKDRVYDVEATSNSSCGNQQKAQKLFSESKTLADIDNMNDTELGQITVKERLTGKLELQEEANMNRNVDSHFKLGQPSMQMWGRLQSVDREELPIGSELTDSKTTTQKCHSECTDHEGHASTHDIREEDFHSKMFADENVIDAKRLLDVENLKHGSDNQKDDCTNIAIREKGEETVIRNSLTTSLNKTETATDHREEPTNENDPIDYDLDVETTKTTSGMGSKDYSVDETKLSEEAELEQFVIPAEVLEEDAVSTSTEPITLQEKSANVSVAQIENEISSARGDCNPTADQKSFEVSEQSHGKDNLTDTDINHLHEVVPQVVSKCMGSNDYSVDETKVSEEAKLEQFVIPAEVLEEDAVSTSTEPITLQEKSANVSLAQIENEISSARGDCNPTADQKSFEVSEQSHVKDNLTDTDINHLQEVVPQVVSKCSPRPQGGKGREFTYEKGFVLDTEENREVEFKSLKGTQSSLLPWKIMEKAKKFICACLNADSKGIIYFGVGDCQEQSSKFKRGEILGLDVEGAIDDIMKAFQCVLDDHIHSDEGPLQKAGEQKCVNLEFVPVVSEGSSTSLYVIEIEVNRDWKFCKDKIYYSKSWTEKRGIKTEETHSTKKALSDFYKVFNKFDDVAVRTSGASQSMQQYDVKRQVKEPLRVKYKDWKRKRKSGVYELSADPLLEDSDVIKYSAMVKNRMKNINHKDFGYVLIANKMPPQYRGTPRLAFLQNIPWLAVFDLFDPASKEDGLYYVCNETTDTTRAKLRSLDDFKNMSSDGIPGQTDFSLPTRGTTWILSNEEVQKGDWIKNSRDSFYRGLSAYKHCCPSGRILCFFLGLDESGIQEMVDMMDCCFSILGNSASNWVTIMSENKRLGEAFIKAAKHQLQRELTACSIIGIRWEFLEEIVRDMVGLPKFEEREATTELPYFTGNFRPVLNKIINSWDDLEVYSPNPRPASSLEDIEKERNNFYKGGQASQTNLFHNHCIQRTLEEETTKKIDQLLRELSKPGMEVSPYVQTITVPYEPGSGATTLCRTILWKKRKDVRCAIVKAITPATDYQVEQLHRILYDEKNLQFALPCLILVDNFPEIEIRRLTEKIMKRQMKCVILSTFSIAKLSRPIPDSADMTPLRQLDANEMTLVKDILINITSDSRRRREAEEVLDRERRFIWFGLELFGRDYNKIEERLQDHIQSTLELMEDSQKIHEMVLNFCCFLHYYSDGRAILPHAVVSDILYEASKEQEQDCALTEHVHRIFGGLLLEGFNDTNGYHGWRPAHSLVSEVVKSQMSTEETAVRLLEVINKGKAHANKFLKDQVLKVFLDRKRISDPVLMEEQKNDAEGNESDFEDEVFGFYEVKTRYSPFIVDILEGDFGRQKALGLLITICQKTSETEEKAYAWQQLARFMGYEMAANEMDQANDQHRRLYVTMNSQQDVKVSIPETGIEAAHIAVDIAIHLQPNYSHHYVIKGNLYLLQLRNFKPEERPIPLDSYSMTDVIEFCRKALEFYDKALSTMHVLNHYSMIGKIQAIVSLLKIVKGLPLFLSDREGFTRYLKRAEVPEEIESVLKPEENNFVQSLSITALGLLNELFGDVKFRQMTTYDNKQIRGLSNAKIRAGKLRRTFYEVTGFDRSELKHSLRKVPMPSSPVSDPVYYQQVVQDILFAKDETTYSSWAKLDDEEVSYIYRLLKGLCHRGYGNHDDMLICCKACLRLKDRPPVEELDGIVSKWVAKYPNSEWAHLFRYMIHFPTPNGSLAVFSPSAMDSIKKCGQIVREKTGRSVLRFRKSAAEYCLGKGRGLYAFVSMQSLENKGGTKTDFWRSDKVSEKLERVQGQKDANFNGVITYKGIQVRFDNTRYPNQSKDDLWFYVGFSVSGPYAFDPVDKDTYKTMRSKSDENVLYQFPASPPLVGAVAEDSMHTSLPKKGGKGPGLNDDTSEGEMSESALAKGGISYAHSDLVPATQLATNPTNPSTPQFSYKLPSGSQGVKSPLVSSSSGNVLPTSGITSGKCDDCHHIDQNKSSKQISYSSAVQLGGGKVECKKIANTSSSEMSYPISVKSCKWKPIEGRQRRQRRLFQPLYVDESGKLHHGAWVLGAEKSRECNVHTKLGKDTGTLERCSFAHSWRGDTLQFVCIKCTIKKKKHCKERYLHKADIWNLGPYLNEDGAVWKDITT